In a genomic window of Stakelama saccharophila:
- a CDS encoding gene transfer agent family protein produces the protein MLRVRGAELVVRPSFAALVAAEGELGPLFALVERAAAGKLALSEMVALFWHCLRERPEGLSRAEFGEAVTACGLGHATPVLKGLLEQILAGR, from the coding sequence GTGTTGCGGGTTCGCGGGGCGGAGCTTGTGGTGCGGCCGTCCTTTGCGGCGCTGGTCGCGGCTGAGGGCGAGCTGGGGCCGCTGTTCGCGCTGGTCGAGCGGGCGGCGGCGGGGAAGCTGGCGCTTTCCGAGATGGTGGCGCTGTTCTGGCACTGCCTGCGCGAGCGGCCCGAGGGGCTGAGCCGTGCGGAATTCGGCGAGGCGGTGACGGCGTGCGGGCTGGGCCATGCGACGCCGGTGCTGAAGGGGCTGCTGGAGCAGATCCTGGCGGGGCGGTGA
- a CDS encoding head-tail connector protein, with protein MGVRPADGGAVVLGDADRAAALDEVRGWLRNGGDGDAVLVPLIETALAVGEAFLGAALIAREFRDVMPVSGVWAALPMLPVTAITAVEGVPADGAGFALSADGYAVDIGADGIGWVRVMVPGSAGRVAVEYQAGVAGDWASLPQPVRQGVVMLAAHLVRGADAGAAPPAAVTALWRPFRRMRLNAAVRA; from the coding sequence ATGGGGGTGAGACCGGCCGATGGCGGGGCGGTGGTGCTGGGCGATGCGGATCGCGCGGCGGCGCTGGACGAGGTGCGGGGCTGGCTGCGCAATGGCGGGGACGGCGATGCGGTGCTGGTGCCGCTGATCGAAACCGCGCTGGCGGTGGGCGAGGCGTTTCTGGGGGCGGCGCTGATCGCGCGCGAATTTCGTGACGTGATGCCGGTATCGGGAGTTTGGGCTGCGCTTCCCATGCTGCCGGTGACGGCGATTACCGCGGTCGAGGGGGTGCCGGCGGACGGGGCGGGGTTCGCGCTTTCCGCCGATGGCTATGCGGTCGACATCGGTGCCGACGGGATCGGCTGGGTGCGGGTGATGGTCCCCGGCTCGGCGGGGCGCGTGGCGGTCGAATATCAGGCGGGCGTCGCGGGCGACTGGGCGAGCCTGCCGCAGCCGGTGCGACAGGGCGTGGTGATGCTGGCGGCGCATCTGGTGCGCGGCGCGGATGCGGGCGCGGCGCCGCCGGCGGCAGTGACGGCATTGTGGCGGCCGTTCCGGCGGATGCGGCTGAATGCGGCGGTGCGGGCATGA
- a CDS encoding phage portal protein: MKWFGRKSAGRDGARPVLSRVGAVPVIGEWPRSYEAQVREAYCGNAVAQRAVRLVAEGVGGAPLAVSDENLRALVAATSGGQGLLETVASHLLLHGNAYVQVLGDGAGGVAELFALRPERVSVEPDASGWPVAYRYRVGERTMRLACEDEAGRPAIVHIRAFNPVDDHYGLGCLGAAAGAVAVHNAAAKWNKALLDNAARPSGALVYEPGDGAGLSGEQFERLRAEMDGAFAGAANAGRPMLLEGGLRWQAMSMTPADMDFVGLKAAAAREIALAFGVPPMLLGLPGDSTYANYREANRALWRLAILPLADKILGALGQGLAPWFAGAALSVDLDRVPALSEDRERLWAQVSGAEFLTPSEKRAILGLA; the protein is encoded by the coding sequence ATGAAATGGTTCGGTCGGAAATCGGCCGGGCGCGATGGTGCGCGTCCGGTGTTGTCGCGGGTCGGCGCGGTGCCGGTGATCGGGGAATGGCCGCGCAGTTACGAAGCGCAGGTGCGCGAGGCCTATTGCGGCAATGCGGTGGCGCAGCGAGCGGTGCGGCTGGTCGCGGAAGGCGTTGGCGGGGCGCCGCTTGCCGTATCGGACGAGAACTTGCGGGCGCTGGTGGCCGCGACATCGGGCGGGCAGGGATTGCTGGAGACGGTGGCGTCGCATCTGTTGCTGCACGGCAATGCCTATGTGCAGGTGCTGGGCGACGGCGCGGGCGGGGTGGCGGAGCTGTTCGCGCTCAGGCCCGAACGGGTGTCGGTCGAGCCCGATGCGAGCGGGTGGCCGGTCGCCTATCGCTACCGCGTCGGCGAGCGGACGATGCGGCTGGCGTGCGAGGACGAGGCCGGGCGACCCGCGATCGTGCATATCCGCGCGTTCAACCCGGTCGACGATCATTACGGGCTGGGGTGCCTGGGCGCGGCGGCGGGGGCGGTGGCGGTCCACAACGCCGCGGCGAAATGGAACAAGGCGCTGCTCGACAATGCCGCGCGGCCCTCCGGCGCGCTGGTCTATGAACCGGGCGACGGGGCGGGCCTGTCGGGCGAGCAGTTCGAGCGGTTGCGCGCCGAGATGGACGGGGCGTTCGCGGGCGCCGCCAATGCCGGACGGCCGATGCTGCTCGAAGGCGGGCTGCGCTGGCAGGCGATGTCGATGACGCCGGCGGACATGGATTTCGTCGGGCTGAAGGCGGCGGCGGCGCGCGAGATCGCGCTGGCGTTCGGGGTGCCGCCGATGCTGCTGGGGCTGCCGGGCGACAGCACCTACGCCAATTACCGCGAGGCGAACCGGGCGCTGTGGCGGCTGGCGATCCTGCCGCTGGCCGACAAGATCCTCGGCGCGCTGGGGCAGGGGCTGGCCCCGTGGTTCGCGGGCGCGGCGCTGTCGGTCGATCTCGATCGGGTTCCCGCGCTTTCCGAGGATCGCGAGCGGTTGTGGGCGCAGGTGTCGGGCGCGGAGTTCCTTACACCCAGTGAGAAGCGCGCGATCCTGGGTCTGGCGTGA
- a CDS encoding YqaA family protein, with protein MLRRLYDWTLAKAGHPHAERWLFLFAFVESSFFPVPPHPLLGLMCLANPRKALRYGAICTVASVLGGIFGYAIGYFLYESVGQALLDALGLTREFPVAACYLREYGWQLILIKGATPIPFKLVTITAGFIHMNLITFVWASILSRGFQFMLVGVLFRLFGAWAKAFIEKYLVWLTIAFVILVIGGILVIGQLEGGGHAESDRCNNATLVARH; from the coding sequence ATGTTGCGCCGCCTCTACGACTGGACGCTGGCTAAGGCGGGGCATCCCCATGCCGAACGCTGGCTGTTCCTCTTCGCCTTTGTCGAATCGAGCTTCTTTCCGGTCCCGCCGCATCCGCTGCTCGGGCTCATGTGCCTGGCGAATCCGCGCAAGGCGCTGCGCTACGGCGCGATCTGCACCGTCGCCTCGGTGCTGGGCGGCATCTTCGGCTACGCAATCGGCTATTTCCTCTACGAAAGCGTCGGCCAGGCGCTGCTCGACGCGCTCGGCCTGACGCGGGAATTTCCCGTCGCCGCCTGCTATCTGCGCGAATATGGCTGGCAGCTCATCCTCATCAAGGGCGCCACGCCCATCCCGTTCAAGCTGGTGACGATCACCGCCGGGTTCATCCACATGAACCTGATCACCTTCGTCTGGGCCAGCATCCTCAGCCGCGGCTTTCAGTTCATGCTCGTGGGCGTGCTGTTCCGCCTGTTCGGCGCCTGGGCAAAGGCCTTTATCGAGAAATATCTGGTCTGGCTGACCATCGCCTTTGTCATCCTGGTGATCGGCGGCATCCTCGTCATCGGCCAGTTGGAAGGCGGCGGCCACGCCGAAAGCGACCGCTGCAACAACGCCACGCTGGTCGCCCGGCATTAA
- a CDS encoding phage tail assembly chaperone, which translates to MAGIAGVLFGWSPDAFWAATPAELGALVRAIRGDGGDTIERATVDRLMEMFPDG; encoded by the coding sequence TTGGCGGGGATTGCGGGGGTGCTGTTCGGGTGGTCGCCCGATGCGTTCTGGGCGGCGACGCCGGCGGAGCTGGGAGCGCTGGTGCGGGCGATACGGGGTGATGGCGGCGACACGATCGAGCGCGCGACCGTCGACCGGCTGATGGAGATGTTTCCCGATGGATGA
- a CDS encoding DUF6127 family protein, which produces MTNGLVLAQLIDQAEDAGADLVTLRAIVEEAGELGAARALARLGLEDAAAAKDMAELRELLGAWRDAKRSAAKALIGWIVRLGLALVLVGLAVRLGFGAWVK; this is translated from the coding sequence ATGACCAACGGATTGGTATTGGCGCAGCTCATCGATCAGGCGGAGGATGCGGGGGCGGATCTCGTGACGCTGCGCGCGATCGTCGAGGAGGCGGGCGAGCTGGGGGCGGCGCGGGCGCTTGCGCGGCTGGGGCTGGAGGATGCGGCGGCGGCCAAGGACATGGCCGAACTGCGCGAACTGCTGGGCGCATGGCGCGACGCCAAGCGGTCGGCGGCGAAGGCGCTGATCGGATGGATCGTGCGGCTGGGGCTGGCGCTGGTGCTGGTCGGGCTGGCGGTGCGGCTGGGGTTCGGGGCGTGGGTGAAGTGA
- a CDS encoding cellulase family glycosylhydrolase has product MMKFRTRFSQLTALAAVGLAAVHVSPATARDRWTAEQAKTWYAGQPWQVGANYVPSNAINQIEMWQPATFDPKRIDQELGWAENMGMTTMRVFLHDLLWDQDPNGFARRIDTFLAIADKHHIKPLFVLFDSCWDPDPKLGPQHPPIPGVHNSGWVQSPGTAALQDPKQYPRLEAYVKGVVGRFANDKRILGWDVWNEPDNPAGQYPGQPKNKAELVAKLLPQVFAWARSADPVQPLTSGLWGRGTDWSHKDELNPVQAVQVAQSDFISFHDYGWPESMEARIEQLEHYGRPIICTEYMARGNGSTFDGSLPVGWRHDVGMINWGFVKGKEQTHLPWDSWQRPYVLQQPTIWFHDVLHEDGTPYRRAEVELIHRLSQTPPPGTAGGP; this is encoded by the coding sequence ATGATGAAGTTTCGCACGCGTTTTTCACAACTGACGGCACTGGCTGCGGTTGGACTGGCGGCCGTCCATGTCTCGCCGGCAACCGCGCGCGATCGCTGGACCGCCGAGCAGGCAAAGACATGGTATGCCGGCCAGCCCTGGCAGGTCGGCGCGAATTATGTGCCGTCCAACGCCATCAATCAGATCGAGATGTGGCAGCCGGCGACCTTCGACCCGAAGCGCATCGACCAGGAGCTTGGCTGGGCCGAGAATATGGGAATGACGACGATGCGCGTTTTCCTGCACGACTTGTTGTGGGACCAGGACCCGAACGGCTTCGCAAGGCGGATCGACACCTTCCTGGCCATCGCGGACAAGCACCATATCAAGCCGCTGTTCGTCCTGTTCGACAGTTGCTGGGATCCGGACCCGAAGCTGGGGCCGCAGCATCCGCCGATACCGGGCGTGCACAATTCGGGCTGGGTCCAGTCGCCCGGCACTGCGGCGCTTCAGGACCCGAAACAGTATCCGCGGCTCGAAGCCTATGTGAAAGGCGTGGTCGGCCGGTTCGCCAACGATAAGCGCATCCTTGGCTGGGACGTCTGGAACGAGCCCGACAACCCCGCCGGGCAATATCCCGGCCAGCCGAAGAACAAGGCCGAACTGGTCGCCAAGCTGTTGCCGCAGGTATTCGCCTGGGCGCGCAGCGCGGACCCGGTGCAGCCGCTTACCAGCGGTCTCTGGGGACGCGGAACCGACTGGTCCCACAAGGATGAGCTGAACCCGGTGCAAGCCGTTCAGGTCGCGCAGTCCGATTTCATCAGCTTCCACGATTATGGCTGGCCCGAAAGCATGGAAGCGCGCATCGAGCAGCTCGAACACTATGGGCGGCCGATCATCTGCACCGAATATATGGCGCGTGGAAACGGTTCGACATTCGATGGGTCGCTGCCGGTGGGCTGGAGGCACGATGTAGGAATGATCAACTGGGGCTTCGTAAAGGGCAAGGAGCAGACTCATCTGCCGTGGGATTCCTGGCAGAGGCCGTATGTGCTCCAGCAGCCGACCATCTGGTTCCACGATGTCCTGCATGAGGACGGCACGCCGTATCGCAGGGCGGAGGTCGAACTGATCCACCGGCTGTCGCAAACGCCGCCGCCCGGCACGGCTGGGGGCCCGTAG
- a CDS encoding DNA-packaging protein encodes MTESDVIERLLACSAEERRHVLRGLTPPQRRELNGRWSEWAHPGQLAPQGKWRIWMIVAGRGFGKTRAGAEWVSAFARDRPHARIALVGSSVDDVRRVMIDGESGLLAVAQAEEAVAWNATRGEVRFDSGARAYVYSAAAPERLRGPEHHAAWCDELAKWGPGAEIAWDNLMMGLRLGDDPRAVVTTTPRPVPLMRRIAKLPGAAVTRGRTRDNPHLPDTFVEAMVAQYGGTRIGRQELDGELIEDVAGALWTRALLEAARVRERPAVRRVVVGVDSPAGSDGDACGIVAVALGRDGLGYVLEDASVAATSPEGWARAVAACAVRTGADRVVAEANNGGAMVRSVLLAADTDLPLKLVHASRGKSARAEPVAALYEAGRAFHVGAFPALEDELCGLIAGGGYEGPGRSPDRADALVWAMSEVMLKRRGAVGVRVM; translated from the coding sequence ATGACCGAAAGTGACGTGATCGAACGGCTTCTCGCCTGCAGTGCCGAGGAGCGGCGGCACGTCCTGCGCGGCCTGACCCCGCCGCAGCGCCGCGAGCTGAACGGGCGCTGGTCGGAATGGGCGCATCCCGGCCAGCTCGCCCCGCAGGGGAAATGGCGCATCTGGATGATCGTGGCGGGGCGCGGGTTCGGCAAGACGCGGGCGGGCGCCGAATGGGTGAGCGCCTTCGCCCGCGACCGGCCGCATGCGCGCATCGCGCTGGTCGGCAGCTCGGTCGACGATGTGCGCCGGGTGATGATCGACGGCGAGAGCGGATTGCTGGCGGTGGCGCAGGCCGAGGAGGCGGTCGCGTGGAACGCGACCAGGGGCGAGGTGCGGTTCGACAGCGGTGCGCGCGCTTATGTCTATTCGGCGGCGGCGCCGGAGCGGCTGCGCGGACCCGAACATCATGCGGCCTGGTGCGACGAGCTGGCCAAATGGGGGCCGGGCGCCGAGATCGCCTGGGACAATCTGATGATGGGATTGCGGCTGGGCGACGATCCGCGCGCGGTGGTGACGACGACGCCGCGGCCGGTTCCGCTGATGCGCCGGATCGCGAAGCTGCCGGGCGCCGCGGTGACGCGGGGCAGGACGCGCGACAATCCGCACCTGCCCGACACCTTTGTCGAGGCGATGGTCGCGCAATATGGCGGCACGCGGATCGGGCGGCAGGAACTGGACGGCGAGCTGATCGAGGATGTCGCAGGCGCGCTGTGGACGCGCGCGCTGCTGGAGGCGGCGCGGGTGCGCGAGCGGCCGGCGGTGCGGCGCGTCGTGGTGGGGGTCGATTCGCCGGCGGGGAGCGACGGCGATGCGTGCGGGATCGTCGCGGTGGCGCTGGGGCGTGACGGGCTGGGCTATGTGCTGGAGGATGCGAGCGTGGCGGCGACCTCGCCCGAAGGATGGGCGCGGGCGGTGGCGGCGTGCGCGGTGCGGACCGGCGCCGACCGCGTGGTGGCCGAGGCGAATAATGGCGGTGCGATGGTCAGGAGCGTGCTGTTGGCGGCGGACACCGACCTGCCGCTGAAGCTGGTCCATGCCAGCCGGGGGAAGAGCGCGCGGGCCGAGCCGGTGGCGGCGCTGTACGAGGCGGGCCGCGCATTCCATGTCGGCGCGTTTCCGGCGCTGGAGGACGAGCTTTGCGGGCTGATCGCCGGTGGTGGATATGAAGGGCCGGGGCGCTCGCCCGACCGGGCGGATGCGCTGGTGTGGGCGATGAGCGAGGTGATGCTGAAGCGGCGGGGTGCGGTTGGGGTGCGGGTTATGTGA
- a CDS encoding phage major tail protein, TP901-1 family, producing MAAEKGSAFLLKVGDGGDPAGFTTVAGLRTTQMSVNGEMVAVTSKDSGGWRELLSGAGVRSVSVSGAGVFTGSAAEGRVKANALSGEIDDYRLSFESGDTMTGRFLVTRLDYAGDYNGERNYTLSLESSGAVVSG from the coding sequence ATGGCGGCGGAGAAGGGGAGCGCCTTTCTGCTGAAGGTGGGCGATGGCGGCGATCCGGCGGGCTTCACCACGGTGGCGGGGCTCAGGACGACGCAGATGTCGGTGAACGGCGAGATGGTGGCGGTCACGTCGAAGGATTCGGGCGGCTGGCGCGAGCTGCTGTCGGGCGCGGGCGTGCGCTCGGTGAGCGTTTCGGGCGCGGGCGTGTTCACCGGCTCGGCGGCCGAGGGGCGCGTGAAGGCGAACGCGCTTTCGGGCGAAATCGACGACTATCGGCTGAGCTTCGAGAGCGGCGACACGATGACCGGGCGGTTCCTGGTGACGCGGCTCGATTATGCGGGGGATTATAATGGCGAGCGGAATTACACGCTGAGCCTGGAGAGTTCCGGGGCGGTGGTTTCGGGATGA
- a CDS encoding spermidine synthase, which yields MVSRELIDTAEVPDGAPLRLFRRGGDFMIVMERNELMNSRMSGSEEALSTLTAERLRGRAGQRWLIGGYGMGFTLRKALDELGDDAGVVVAELVPKIIDWARGPMAALAGGCLDDGRVRVVIDDVGRVIGGGQGRYDAILLDVDNGPDGIVRAGNDGLYSDAGLRAAKAALTPGGVLAVWSAAPDAAFVRRLKAAGFVVEEQAVRARASGKGPRHVIWLAQKRG from the coding sequence ATGGTTTCGCGCGAGTTGATCGATACGGCCGAGGTGCCGGACGGCGCGCCGCTGCGGCTGTTCCGGCGCGGGGGCGACTTCATGATCGTCATGGAGCGCAACGAGCTGATGAACAGCCGGATGAGCGGGTCCGAAGAGGCGCTCAGCACGCTGACCGCTGAGCGGTTGCGGGGCCGTGCGGGGCAGCGCTGGCTGATCGGCGGATACGGCATGGGATTCACGCTGAGGAAGGCGCTGGACGAGCTGGGCGACGATGCCGGGGTCGTCGTCGCCGAACTGGTGCCCAAGATCATCGACTGGGCGCGCGGGCCGATGGCGGCGCTTGCCGGCGGGTGCCTGGACGACGGCCGGGTGCGGGTGGTGATCGACGATGTCGGGCGGGTGATCGGTGGCGGGCAGGGGCGCTATGACGCGATCCTGCTCGACGTCGACAATGGGCCGGACGGGATCGTGCGCGCGGGCAATGACGGGCTGTATTCGGATGCCGGCCTGCGTGCGGCGAAGGCGGCGCTGACGCCCGGCGGGGTACTGGCGGTGTGGTCGGCGGCGCCCGATGCGGCGTTCGTGCGAAGGCTGAAGGCGGCGGGGTTCGTGGTCGAGGAGCAGGCGGTGCGGGCGCGGGCGAGCGGCAAGGGGCCGCGGCATGTGATCTGGCTGGCGCAGAAGCGGGGGTAG
- a CDS encoding NRDE family protein encodes MAVGNRDELHAREALPLAAWDAPAGVIAGRDAVAGGTWLGVNPAGRFVVVTNLRGEGMSDAAKRSRGRLVSELLGGERAGLAELGNYNPFNLIAVAGDEAFYCTNRPEPVIAPLAPGMHGLSNGLRDAAWPKTRKLEAMLGDWLAAGSEDIEPLFAALGDEERFEGPAGDGEVEPVASPIFIRDAVYGTRCSTVVTVDAAGKGVIAERRFDAGGAVTGETRLGFAWSA; translated from the coding sequence GTGGCTGTCGGGAATCGGGACGAGTTGCATGCGCGCGAGGCGTTGCCGCTGGCTGCGTGGGACGCGCCGGCCGGGGTGATTGCGGGACGCGATGCTGTCGCCGGGGGGACCTGGCTGGGGGTGAATCCCGCCGGGCGGTTTGTCGTCGTTACCAATTTGCGTGGGGAAGGGATGTCCGATGCGGCGAAGCGGTCGCGGGGGCGGCTGGTGAGCGAATTGCTCGGCGGGGAGCGGGCGGGATTGGCGGAGCTTGGTAACTATAACCCGTTCAACCTGATCGCGGTCGCGGGGGACGAGGCGTTTTATTGTACCAATCGGCCGGAACCGGTGATCGCGCCGCTGGCGCCGGGGATGCACGGGCTTTCGAACGGGTTGCGCGATGCGGCCTGGCCGAAGACACGCAAGCTGGAGGCGATGCTCGGGGACTGGCTTGCGGCGGGGAGCGAGGATATCGAGCCGCTGTTCGCGGCGCTCGGCGACGAGGAGCGGTTCGAGGGGCCGGCCGGGGATGGCGAGGTCGAGCCGGTCGCGTCGCCAATCTTCATTCGCGATGCCGTCTATGGGACGCGGTGTTCGACGGTGGTGACGGTGGATGCCGCAGGGAAAGGCGTGATCGCCGAGCGGCGCTTCGATGCGGGCGGCGCGGTGACGGGCGAGACGCGGTTGGGCTTTGCCTGGTCGGCATGA
- a CDS encoding HK97 family phage prohead protease has product MRFAGYAAVFDAPDRGGDVVRRGAFSGVAGEVPLLWQHGGKPVGRVRVLGEDARGLRVIGALAEPKLAGLVCDGAVTGLSFGYRAREIKRGRYRELARLDLIEVSLVAQPMQPLARVHAVVGGGGAALSNFA; this is encoded by the coding sequence GTGCGCTTTGCCGGCTATGCGGCGGTGTTCGACGCGCCGGATCGCGGGGGCGATGTGGTGCGTCGCGGGGCCTTTTCGGGCGTCGCGGGCGAGGTGCCGCTGTTGTGGCAGCATGGGGGAAAACCAGTCGGGCGCGTGCGCGTGCTGGGCGAGGATGCGCGCGGGCTGCGCGTGATCGGCGCGCTGGCCGAGCCGAAGCTGGCGGGGCTGGTGTGCGATGGTGCGGTGACGGGGCTGAGCTTCGGATACCGCGCGCGCGAGATAAAGCGAGGAAGATATCGGGAACTCGCGCGGCTCGACCTGATCGAGGTGAGCCTGGTGGCGCAGCCGATGCAGCCGCTGGCGCGGGTGCATGCGGTTGTGGGGGGTGGCGGGGCTGCCCTCTCCAACTTCGCCTAG
- a CDS encoding phage major capsid protein produces MSDTDMGVLETSFAEEEAKGVRAARPMLMGGGEPGGDAFGSFLRSGAGAVEMKAMSGASGAEGGYAVPEEIDHVIDATLKSISPIRSIANVVRVGSAGYRKLVASGGTPSGWTAETAERPETDTPVFNEIAPPMGELYANPAASQAMLDDAAFDVEQWLAGEIASEFAQAEGAAFVNGSGIDRPRGFLRSPVDDAGDATRDFGTLQYIASGEDGGFGGAPDELLIDLVQSLAAPYRQGAAFVMNSSVLARIRKIKTADGAFLWQPSLAAGQPATLLGYPVVEAEDMPDIAAGSLSVAFGNFKAGYLIAERSSTQILRDPYSNKPFVHFYATKRVGGMVSNSEAIKLMKFAAA; encoded by the coding sequence ATGAGCGATACGGATATGGGTGTGCTCGAGACGAGCTTTGCCGAGGAGGAAGCGAAGGGCGTGCGCGCGGCGCGGCCGATGTTGATGGGCGGCGGTGAACCGGGCGGCGATGCGTTCGGCAGCTTTCTGCGGTCGGGCGCGGGTGCGGTCGAGATGAAGGCGATGTCGGGGGCGAGCGGGGCCGAGGGCGGCTATGCCGTGCCGGAGGAGATCGATCATGTCATCGACGCGACGTTGAAGAGCATCTCGCCGATCCGGTCGATCGCCAATGTCGTGCGTGTGGGCTCGGCGGGCTATCGCAAGCTGGTGGCGAGCGGCGGCACGCCGTCGGGCTGGACGGCGGAGACGGCGGAGCGGCCCGAGACCGACACGCCGGTGTTCAACGAGATCGCGCCGCCGATGGGCGAACTCTACGCCAATCCGGCGGCGTCGCAGGCGATGCTCGACGATGCGGCGTTCGATGTCGAACAGTGGCTGGCGGGCGAGATCGCGAGCGAGTTCGCGCAGGCCGAGGGCGCGGCGTTCGTCAACGGTTCGGGGATTGACCGGCCGCGGGGTTTCCTTCGCTCGCCGGTCGACGATGCCGGCGATGCGACGCGCGATTTCGGTACGCTGCAATATATTGCGAGCGGCGAGGATGGCGGCTTCGGCGGCGCGCCCGACGAACTGCTGATCGACCTCGTCCAGAGCCTGGCTGCGCCCTATCGCCAGGGCGCGGCGTTCGTGATGAATTCGTCGGTGCTGGCGCGCATCCGCAAGATCAAGACGGCGGACGGCGCGTTCCTGTGGCAGCCGAGCCTCGCGGCGGGGCAACCGGCGACGCTGCTCGGCTATCCCGTGGTCGAGGCCGAGGACATGCCCGACATCGCGGCGGGATCGCTGTCGGTGGCGTTCGGCAACTTCAAGGCCGGATATCTGATCGCCGAGCGGTCGAGCACGCAGATCCTGCGCGATCCCTATTCGAATAAGCCGTTCGTCCATTTCTACGCGACCAAGCGCGTGGGCGGGATGGTGTCCAATTCGGAGGCGATCAAGCTGATGAAGTTCGCCGCGGCCTGA
- a CDS encoding DUF3168 domain-containing protein, giving the protein MSVRSLLQQALVTALSGDPAVGGAVTAVFDAPPPRVAMPYALVEETVLSDWGAKDVAGREGRVLVLIEDAGERPVRVRSLCDAAGAALAAMPRELGEGWRIVTMVPLRSRVLRAGRDRWTGSVEARVRLLRVS; this is encoded by the coding sequence ATGAGCGTGCGGAGCTTGCTGCAACAGGCGCTGGTGACGGCGCTTTCGGGCGATCCGGCGGTGGGCGGCGCGGTGACGGCCGTGTTCGATGCGCCGCCGCCGCGCGTTGCGATGCCCTATGCGCTGGTCGAGGAGACGGTGCTTTCCGACTGGGGTGCGAAGGATGTCGCGGGGCGCGAGGGGCGCGTGCTGGTGCTGATCGAGGATGCCGGCGAGCGGCCGGTGCGGGTGCGGTCGCTGTGCGATGCCGCGGGCGCGGCGCTGGCGGCGATGCCGCGCGAACTGGGCGAAGGGTGGCGGATCGTGACGATGGTGCCGCTGAGGAGCCGGGTGCTGCGCGCCGGGCGGGACCGCTGGACGGGATCGGTGGAGGCGCGGGTGCGGCTGCTGCGGGTCAGCTAG
- the dapF gene encoding diaminopimelate epimerase, with the protein MRLAFIKCHGSGNDFPLVDAREIALDDAGWARVARALANRDGPVGGDGLLLLTPGGDGHAFGMRMFNPDGSEAETCLNGLRCTARLGFETTGLNAAQVRLKTSSAQAAMAEPIAPGVTSITTRAGPVTTDPGAVGLVGLAEAVIDAAIAGLPSERAFTALAIANPHLVAFVETVDEAELVALGDWCEAKPALIPNRINVSFASAGSGGLFVRTYERGVGLTNSCGSAMAAATFAAGLTGRIAFGREIVVRNRGGLVRARAEAPAAGGMVSVTGNATFLYDGVITVDPDSGAIDDLAVHSRRPDEVAAWAAVAGGA; encoded by the coding sequence ATGCGCCTCGCCTTCATCAAGTGCCACGGATCGGGCAACGACTTTCCCCTGGTCGATGCGCGCGAAATCGCGCTCGACGATGCAGGATGGGCACGGGTGGCGCGGGCGCTGGCGAATCGCGACGGGCCGGTGGGCGGCGACGGATTGTTGCTGCTGACCCCCGGCGGGGACGGGCACGCCTTCGGCATGCGGATGTTCAATCCCGACGGCAGCGAGGCCGAGACGTGCCTGAACGGCCTGCGCTGTACCGCGCGGCTGGGGTTCGAAACGACCGGCCTGAACGCCGCGCAGGTGCGGTTGAAGACCAGCAGCGCACAGGCCGCCATGGCCGAGCCGATCGCGCCGGGCGTGACGTCGATCACGACGCGGGCGGGGCCGGTGACGACCGATCCGGGGGCCGTGGGCCTGGTCGGGCTGGCGGAGGCGGTGATCGACGCCGCGATCGCGGGCCTGCCGAGCGAGCGCGCCTTTACCGCGCTCGCCATCGCCAACCCGCATCTGGTCGCCTTTGTCGAGACGGTGGACGAGGCGGAACTGGTGGCGCTGGGCGACTGGTGCGAGGCGAAGCCGGCGCTGATCCCGAACCGGATCAATGTCAGCTTCGCGAGCGCGGGCAGCGGCGGACTGTTCGTGCGAACCTATGAGCGCGGGGTCGGGCTGACCAACAGTTGCGGGAGCGCGATGGCGGCGGCGACCTTTGCCGCAGGGCTGACCGGGCGGATCGCCTTCGGCCGCGAAATCGTGGTGCGCAATCGCGGCGGGCTGGTGCGGGCCCGCGCCGAGGCCCCGGCGGCGGGCGGCATGGTATCGGTCACCGGCAATGCCACCTTCCTCTATGACGGCGTGATCACGGTCGATCCCGACAGCGGCGCGATCGACGACCTTGCCGTGCATAGCCGGCGCCCGGACGAGGTGGCCGCCTGGGCGGCGGTGGCGGGCGGAGCATAA